DNA from Rosa rugosa chromosome 6, drRosRugo1.1, whole genome shotgun sequence:
GCTATAGAAGTTTTTGATCCACCAGAAAAGGTTTAAGGCTTTGTATTATACGGAAGACCAATCCAGATGAAAAATCAAGTGACAAGTGAAAATTCAACGGGCTCAAATCAAATCCCATTTTTACCTATAACAAAAACATCCCATAAGCATTACAGAGTATCGCAGAGGTTCTTCTTGGTATAGATGTAGTGGGCAAATTGCTAGTCACCGTCTGAAATGTTTTCAAGATGGACAAAAACTGCCTTACAAAACTGTAACTATGGCTATGCACCAACACAATTGAGTATATTGTTACATCGGATCAATAGGTTACATTCCAAAAGTATAAAGAATATGCTTCAACCTGACACTACAGATTGCCACTAAATTACAGATTAAGATTTGATAGACTAAGCATATTGTAGCTCTTGTTCCCTTGATTCGTATGGTGGAGGCAACAAAGTATGTATGTTTGCAAAAGGATCATTACTACCAGATGGTGGCGCTCCAACAGGTGCATCCAAGACAAAGTCTGGAATTGCTACAAGTGTTTCCTCAAAAAATGATTTCATAGTCTGCAGGGTTTGACAGCAGTTAGAAATAGGTGTCCTTGGAAGATCAGAGAATAAGACAAGTACTCAAAAAATAATTTCCTCAACTATACATCATTTTTAGTTTGGAGATggataataataacaattataCCGTGCAATGCATGAAAGCAGCATCAGCTTTGCGTTTCCAAAGACTGTTCCCAGGCTGAGCATAGAAAAGGCTAAGCAAAGGCtgcaccaaaaccaaaaaaggTTATGTAATCGCATGTGAGAGAAAATTTGGGTCTTAAAAAAGACTAGCTTAAGATCATATATTCTAAGGCTTGTCGCACAGTGCCCAAACAGCATGCAATTTTCGCGGTTGAACAAATCCACAACCACAACCCCAGTGGTAGACCCTAAAGTAACAACTAGCATTCAACCAGGCAATTAGATTGAGTCATGGTAGTTCCATAATACCAATAGTGATAAATTGCCCATATAGTGGCTAACACTGTAGCCAAAAACCATACTTGTATAATAGCAACATCTGAAATAAAACATATAATGCCCTTCCCTCATAAGAACCAAAGCAATGCAGCCCTCAGAGATGAGGGTGATATCATAATATTGTGATGTGAGACACACGACAGGACCAAAGAAACCCACGTAACTGAATCCAAATGAAAATATGAGGATGACAGTTCATCGCACATATGTCAAAATAAATGGGAAAGCAGAATTGAACTAAAAAACTAGCTAGTACTAACCTTACCCATGTGATTGAATCCAAATGAAAATTTGAGGATGACAGTTCATAGTACATACGTAAAAAtaaagggaaaagaagaattgaaCTAAACAACTAGGTAGTACTAACCTTGGCCACATCTCGAACATTGGGCTTTTGTCCATATTTTCCCAAAACAGTCTCTCCATAAGCTTCAAACTCCTTGAGTAACTAAacgtggaaaaaaaaaatagtgagcTGTAGgacaaaattttaataaaaattgaaCAGCCAACCATCTTGCAGCAGAGTTTGCAACTGAACCTGACGCCGTGTTATACCGCTGCTTGGTGCACCATAAACAGCAGTATCAACATGTCCCAAAGTATTCCATGAGCTGTTGAAAATGTACAACAATTGTGAGTCCAATTTTCGTTTTGCACTGGACTACAATTAAATATAATTTCGAAACTCATTAAGTTTTGGGGAAATTCAATATGATGTGATTATTATAGCCTAGTTGTTAGTCTTCATTAAAGTCTAACTTTAGTTTTTCAGTATTTTTGCAATTGACCCAGAAGAAACGCATTGGGTTCAAGGGTTGTGGACAGACTTACATGTGAGGCAAGAAATTATGAGCTTGACaagtttggaaaaaaaaaaaaaaaatagtataagttTTGTCATTTGGATAGGATCTTAGAGCAGGAGAGCTCAAGAAAAGATGTTTCATTCTCCCCAAATGCAGACTCTGCATTCTCATATTTCGTGGCAATCAGCAAACAACGTTTCAGACTTTCAAGTTATACAGTAAACATAATGTACTTATTCCCGTGTTTTGCATGCACGAAGTTCATTAGGTTGTAATATGTCGTTGATGGATAGAGAACAGGAACACTTTTTGAAATATCAACTAAGCACAAAATTACATAGACCCAAACATAAAAATGATCAAAAACAGATCATAATACCAGAGAATAAATCCAAGACTTCAATCAAACATGACCAACATTAACAAATAATAAAGTGTACTGAAAAAACAAAACGATCCAAATCATGAATATCACCTACTTATTAAATGCAGCCCGTCCAACCATTACACCATGAGCTCCTGCTTTCCTAGCTGCCTTGACCTAAAATTTGAAAACAAAGGAAAGGGCATGAGAAAAGGGTGAATGGAATCCATATTACGATTCCTTTCactaaaagaaaaacattaaCAAAATCAAGTTGCATATAAAATCACTACCAATATATACTCCGTAATAATGATAACATGTACAATGACGGTAAGCATCATAATAGTAACTTTAGAAAATGGTGTAATATATCATGACAAGTAGAGAAAACGGTACAGAAAATGCAAGTTTTGAATAACCTTTCTCAACAATAAGGAAATGTAAGCACAGAGACAACAgtccaagttccaactgatgCTATTTACTACTGAAATCATGGGAAATCCTTATATAAAAGAacaatatataaaaataaaaaaaggtaaATTTGATATCGTTTACCTCATCAATAGTGTTTATTCCACCATTTATGGTAAATCTTAAGTCCGGAAAGTCACGCAAGAGGCCATAAAAGTACTCGTATCTGCAAATAATGTAAATGCAAAGGGTGACCTACAGATGTTTATGTATCTAAGCATTCTTAAGATAGCTGTAGTTTCTTTTGGTCAGGTTAGGACAGCTGTATTAAGTTCAGCATACCAGgaacataataataataaccacATATCAGTTAATTGGCATGTAAGTTCACAATAAATGAATGTATACAACACATACTTAAGAGGTGGAATACTTCGATTTTCAGCTGGGCTGATTCCATTCAGCATGGCCTTCCGAGAATGTATAATGAAGTGCCTAGTTGGTGATTGAGAAGAAACTTTATAAATAAAATCACCTGAAAAGGAGACGAGGGTGGGACAACAGAGTGAGGATGCAACTCCAGCAACAAAAGTAAACATAGTTAAGTGCTTTTACATTCAGAAAAGCAACAATGGTTCAAATGCTGGTTGCACAAAGGTTTTGTCCTCACAGCTGGAGGCACCTTTTGGAAACAATACGGAGTGAGATTTACACGGTTATAAGTGCTCAGGCTTAACCAATAGATAAATTAGCTATGTTTATTGACAATACGCACATACATAACAATTAAGGGTGCAAAGACTGTGGGCAAGAAAACATTGCAATCTGTTGGTGATGTGTAATTAATAAAGtttatttgatcttttaaagaaaagaaaaaaattgcaatCTGTTGCCCTGTTAACTTTCACTACAAAGCTACAACTTCTTTACTCTATGTTAGTAAGAGCTCACATATATCTAATGAACACTGTTTCCCATAAGGAGAGGCTTctgatttggttgatttttagTCAAGATGATCCTTGCATGGAATCTCACATGTGGACCACTCCAATCAAGGGGGATCTTACTTTAGAAGTTGctccattatatatatatatatatatatatatatatatatatatatatatatatatatatatatatatatatatatataatattttttatttttccacaTACTATTTATAGGAATAAAGAGAGAAAGTCATGATTAATTAGGCTATATTGTTGGGACTTGACAATATAAACAATATTCAGCGAAAAAGAACCTTACAGAGCTCATTATATGAATCGTGATCATCAACACCAATTCGACACTTGACACTGACAGGGACATCAGTGTTCGCAGCAATCACTGACATAGCCTCAGCAACAAACTTTCCTTGTAAAGAACAAACGTCTTTATCAGAGCACACTACAAAGAAAACACTAGggtgttttttttaatttttttttattgcaatTAACAATGTAATAAGCAAATTTATCAAACCTTTGGATCCAGCATAAGACGAGCACCAAAGCACCCATGTCCAGCTACTCTTGGACTGGGACATCCACAACTGATTAAACATTGATAGTTAGTGAAGTCATATTTgtaagaaataaaagaaatgaTAGTGAACAAAAAGATAGAATATAGCAAGAGTGCTCACTTAAAATTGATCTCATCATATTTGTAAATATTAGCAAGTTGAGTAGCTTTTGCCAGGTTTTCCAAATTACTGCCACCAATTTGTAGAACAATAGGATGCTGTTCCGGAGGAAAGTACAAGAATCTGTcctgagcaaaaaaaaaaaaaaaagaccatgGCATCAGTTGTCTCTGTCCCAAACAATCAGATATAACTTACCGGCAAAGTTCAAATAAATCCGGAACAGAACATTAATCTGCATTCTAGTCTGTAACCTTCAGAAAATAATGCATTTACtaaaatgaagatgaaaatacaagaagaaaacgatgaaaaaaagaagaagaagagagcctCCTTCTGTGatatccctatataaacaatGAGAGACAAAAGCACTAAACTCGAAAAGGAAATAAGAAAACCGAACTATGCAAGATTCAATCAAAACAGCAGATAGTATACAGGTGATACATATTACATATCCTAATTAGCAGCACAATGACATCTAGAAAGAAAAAAGTTGATTTACAATGCTCTTTCACCAACCATGCAAGTAACTGAACGCAAATCCTTAAGAAAGGATAATTCTTAGGCTCAATGCCCTCGTAATTACGTACTTTTACTTCAAATATTCGCGATCTAACCGTTCATGTCTAATAACATAATGTACAGATCACCTCtgaaaaatatcaatcaaattgcaCACTTCTGGTCACTTATTTACATGAAGTAAATAGACAGTCCATCATAATAAGTAGTAATTGTTACCAGAACCGTTCATTGGTTTGATACAATTGGATGGTTGAACAATCTCCGATTTGATGAttttttgcagaggtgatctttAAAGGGTATCGTCAAGTCTGAAGGGTTGGACTACAAAATTATAGGAGGTGAATGAGCCATTCACCCATGAATTACCCAGAAAGCAAATACCCACAGAGAACATCTTGACAATTTacaagttttattttattttactcaACTCCAATTTGGGATATGTGCTTacagtttttatttatttattattattattatttttttagactttattagaaaagagaaaagaacatTAAAGAACAAGAAGTCTTCAGAGCCTgaaattttaaaaacaaatagaATCACAAAAACTTCAGAACTAGAACTACACTAATCAGGTCACTGCAGCTCTAGTAATAGGACTGCAAGGGAGTAATTTCTAAACTTTAAGGGGACTGAACCTAAAGAGCAGACCAGAAGCAAACACGATCCCAAAGCTCTTCCAAACACAAACCGAGGAAATATTTCAAAAATTCTTCTATTTCGCTGTTGCCAATGACCCAAAAAA
Protein-coding regions in this window:
- the LOC133717320 gene encoding uncharacterized protein LOC133717320, yielding MKLATCSYSSSPASVTPFLLQTRPRFSFNIFQPSSSSSTAAHRPRPVMVSARNYAHARYLPPWFSVAPMMEWTDVHYRTMARLISKHAWLYTEMLAAETIVYQKDNLDRFLYFPPEQHPIVLQIGGSNLENLAKATQLANIYKYDEINFNCGCPSPRVAGHGCFGARLMLDPKFVAEAMSVIAANTDVPVSVKCRIGVDDHDSYNELCDFIYKVSSQSPTRHFIIHSRKAMLNGISPAENRSIPPLKYEYFYGLLRDFPDLRFTINGGINTIDEVKAARKAGAHGVMVGRAAFNNSWNTLGHVDTAVYGAPSSGITRRQLLKEFEAYGETVLGKYGQKPNVRDVAKPLLSLFYAQPGNSLWKRKADAAFMHCTTMKSFFEETLVAIPDFVLDAPVGAPPSGSNDPFANIHTLLPPPYESREQELQYA